A window of the Corallococcus soli genome harbors these coding sequences:
- a CDS encoding secondary thiamine-phosphate synthase enzyme YjbQ, with protein sequence MKTLTEYLWFETKSRRELVRLTDTVAALVKKSGIQEGMVLVSAMHITAGVFVNDDEPGLHEDIWGWLQHLAPSGPDYRHHRTGEDNGDAHLKSMLVHHQVLIPVTAGKLDLGPWQQVFYAEFDGQRRKRVILKVMGE encoded by the coding sequence AAGTCCCGGCGCGAGCTGGTGCGCCTCACCGACACCGTGGCCGCGCTGGTGAAGAAGAGCGGCATCCAGGAGGGCATGGTGCTGGTGTCCGCCATGCACATCACCGCGGGCGTCTTCGTCAACGACGACGAACCCGGCCTCCACGAGGACATCTGGGGCTGGCTCCAGCACCTGGCGCCCTCCGGCCCCGACTACCGCCACCACCGCACCGGCGAGGACAACGGGGACGCACATCTCAAATCCATGCTCGTCCACCACCAGGTGCTGATCCCCGTCACCGCCGGCAAGCTGGACCTGGGCCCCTGGCAGCAGGTGTTCTACGCGGAATTCGACGGCCAGCGGCGCAAGCGCGTCATCCTCAAGGTGATGGGGGAGTAG
- a CDS encoding RluA family pseudouridine synthase, translated as MSTATTHTLTVDAAKAGQRVDLFVGEALGLSRARMKRLFDEGQVRVNGRPAKKGLMVAAGQQIAVTVEETTREAVPDADFPLVILHEDASLLFVDKPAGRASHPLQPGETGTVANALVSRYPECAQASQDAREGGLCHRLDVETSGVVVAARTREAWTAVRESFTQRAVDKHYLALVTGPLADEGEVEVPLRHHPRHPDRVEPAPHGAEDAREALSRFRVLGRSGDYSLVEVKILTGVLHQVRAHLAGIGAPLVGDALYGGREAPELGRFFLHARSLSVPHPVTKEPVRVVSPLPPDLEAELARHGLTLPEAGGATPPSP; from the coding sequence TGGGCCTGTCCCGCGCGCGCATGAAGCGCCTCTTCGACGAGGGCCAGGTGCGCGTCAACGGCCGCCCCGCGAAGAAGGGCCTGATGGTCGCCGCCGGCCAGCAGATCGCCGTGACGGTGGAGGAGACGACGCGCGAGGCCGTGCCCGACGCGGACTTCCCGCTGGTCATCCTGCACGAGGACGCCTCGCTGCTCTTCGTGGACAAGCCCGCCGGCCGGGCCTCCCACCCGCTGCAACCGGGTGAGACGGGCACCGTCGCCAACGCGCTCGTCTCCCGCTACCCCGAGTGCGCCCAGGCATCCCAGGACGCGCGCGAGGGCGGCCTGTGCCACCGCCTGGACGTGGAGACGTCCGGCGTGGTGGTCGCGGCCCGCACGCGCGAGGCCTGGACCGCCGTGCGCGAGTCCTTCACCCAGCGCGCCGTGGACAAGCACTACCTCGCGCTGGTGACGGGGCCGCTCGCGGACGAGGGCGAGGTGGAGGTGCCCCTGCGCCACCACCCGCGCCACCCGGACCGCGTGGAGCCCGCCCCCCACGGCGCCGAGGACGCCCGCGAGGCGCTGTCCCGGTTCCGGGTGCTGGGCCGCTCCGGGGACTACAGCCTGGTGGAGGTGAAGATCCTCACCGGCGTGCTGCACCAGGTGCGCGCGCACCTGGCCGGCATCGGCGCGCCGCTGGTGGGGGACGCGCTCTACGGGGGCCGCGAGGCGCCGGAGCTGGGGCGCTTCTTCCTGCACGCCCGGTCGCTCTCCGTGCCCCACCCTGTCACGAAGGAGCCCGTGCGCGTGGTGAGCCCCCTGCCCCCGGACCTGGAGGCGGAGCTGGCGCGGCATGGCCTCACGCTGCCGGAGGCTGGCGGGGCTACTCCCCCATCACCTTGA